A single genomic interval of Vulpes vulpes isolate BD-2025 chromosome 3, VulVul3, whole genome shotgun sequence harbors:
- the LOC140598238 gene encoding putative coiled-coil domain-containing protein 144B — MAREPEMNMECGRQGDRSVHSEHHRVHEEYEEIQMKQGKLDWKNVKRMSRELKQKIGKTCKKYGIITHPKLEPLRGNSKEADLKEIPPNVTKVTLDCEEKDEFGVSVSVVPQAFPEQKEPSLENAILSHSYSGSLDYACQSSSKLSSHENDNKPGEHVFNKNESLDSDPENKVRNPLVTFEVKEDQEFDMQMAKSLNQNTTNSKLDTGYIPPYSDPESLFDLRLAHSNVAKQMIQKKRHDTSAITNTYKKTKPIRDSFQKPLYADNDSTDNYKSTEPALENVSSSPRPFRTSKVYQKEELQQDMQNLQRFKNEKGMLQEKLALEKEKVELQKETGKERKQHMSSEMEGAENIYAAAAAAPAAAAAAAVPVPVPAAGLIQQRKSGKTDYHLFPTTQNEDSDSNDPGLSTMEIKKDKNVKWASKASVITPGFEEADSLTGSLLRVSNDNSLSEMDQDERR, encoded by the exons ATGGCTCGAGAACCAGAAATGAATATGGAATGTGGTAGACAGGGTGATAGATCTGTACATTCAGAACATCATCGTGTGCACGAGGAGTATGAGGAGATACAGATGAAACAAGGCAAATTAGATTGGAAAAATGTGAAACGCATGAGCAGAGAGTTAAAGCAGAAGATTGGTAAAACTTGTAAAAAGTACGGAATTATTACTCATCCTAAGTTAGAACCACTACGTGGTAATTCTAAAGAAGCAGACTTAAAGGAAATACCTCCTAATGTGACAAAAGTTACACTTGATTGTGAGGAAAAAGATGAATTTGGAGTGTCTGTCTCTGTAGTACCTCAGGCCTTTCCTGAACAAAAAGAGCCTAGTCTCGAAAATGCTATTCTCTCTCATTCATACTCTGGGTCCCTGGACTATGCTTGCCAGTCATCTTCTAAGCTTTCTTCCCATGAAAATGATAACAAACCAGGTGAGcatgtttttaacaaaaatgagagTCTTGATAGCGATCCAGAAAATAAAGTAAGGAACCCACTAGTTACATTTGAAGTGAAAGAAGACCAAGAGTttgacatgcagatggccaaaagTTTGAACCAAAATACCACCAATAGTAAATTAGACACTGGCTATATCCCTCCGTATAGTGACCCAGAAAGCCTTTTTGATTTGCGGCTTGCCCACTCCAATGTGGCGAAACAAATGATTCAGAAGAAAAGGCATGATACTTCTGCTATTACAAACacttacaagaaaacaaaaccaatacGAGACTCTTTCCAGAAGCCATTATATGCAGATAATGACAGTACTGATAACTATAAAAGTACGGAACCTGCATTAGAAAATGTGAGTTCTTCACCACGTCCTTTCAGAACATCAAAAGTatatcaaaaagaagaattacagcaAGATATGCAAAATCTGCAAAGGTTTAAGAATGAGAAAGGCATGTTACAAGAAAAACTGgctttggaaaaagagaaagttgaaCTTCAAAAAGAG actggaaaagaaaggaagcagcaCATGAGTAGTGAAATGGAAGGAGCAGAAAACAtatatgctgctgctgctgctgctcctgctgctgctgctgctgctgctgttcctgTTCCTGTTCCTGCTGCTGGACTAATTCAACAAAGAAAGAGTGGAAAAACTGATTACCACCTGTTTCCTACTACGCAGAATGAAGATTCTGATAG taatgatCCTGGTTTGTCTAccatggaaataaagaaagataaaaatgtaaagtggGCATCAAAAGCATCTGTGATTACACCAGGCTTTGAGGAGGCCGATTCCCTAACTGGTAGTCTACTACGAGTGAGTAATGACAACAGTCTAAGTGAAATGGATCAGGATGAAAGAAGGTAA